CCCGCGACGATCCCGCCCAGGCGGGCAAGGGTGGCCTCGGCCTCGCGGGCGATTCGGGCGACAAGTTCCCCGGCCGGCTCGATGCTGTCGATGAGCCCCGCCACCTGGCCGGTCCCCAGGGAGCCGTCCGCGACATCGCCAACCTCGCGGGCGCGGGCGAGGCGCGCCGCGATCTGCGGTCGCTGCTGGCGGACGAGCCACTCGCGGCCGATGAACTCCTCGATGAGTCGGGTGCGGAGGACGCGGTCCATCGCGCCCGGCCACACCCGGCCCTGCGCGATGTCCGGGATGTCGGTCAGCACCGAGTCCGTCCCGTCACTCGCAAGGATCGCCTGCTTGTAGTTCTCGTGAATGGGCGCCTCGACCGTCGCGAGAAACCGCGTGCCGAGGAGGACGCCGTCGGCTCCGAGGGCCAGGGCTGCGGCGAGGCCCGCGCCATCGGCGATTCCGCCCGCGGCGAGGAGCGGTCGCTCCGGCACGGCCTTGGCGCACTGCCGCACGAGGACGACGGTGCCCATTTGGCCGACGTGCCCGCCCCCCTCGGTTCCCTGCGCGACCAGAATGTCCGCGCCCGCCTCAGCCGCGCGCACCGCGTCCCCCGCCGTCGACACCATATGCATGACGAGCGCGCCGGCCTCGTGCGCGCGCGCGAAATACTCGTTGATCCGCTGGTCCGGTCGCGGCCAGGCGAACGAGAGCACGCTCGGTCGGGCTGCGAACCCGGCGGCCAGCGCCTCCTCGCCGGCAAAGGCGAGCAAGAAGTTCAGGCCGAAGGGCCGGTCCGTCGCCTCACGGATTTCCGAGACGCTCGCGCCGATGCGGCCGGCTGGAATGTGCGTCGCGCCGAGCACCCCGAGCCCGCCGGCTTGGCACACCGCGGCCGCCAGCTGGGGCGACGTGCCGACGCCCATCCCACCCAGAGCGATGGGGTGCAGAAGGTGGACGGCTTCCGTAAATCGCGTTGCAAGCACCGCAACCTCCACGCCACATCCGATCGCGGATCGGGCGGCGACGTCACGAGAAAATGCGAGGGATCCAGCGAGGTACGCGCGCCTGGTACTCGACGTAGCGCTGGCCGAACTGGTCGCGCAGGCGCCGCTCATCTTCCTTGACGCGTTGGTTGAACCACCACGCGGTGCCCGCCGCGATCACGGCCCCGAACCACGAGCGCGCGAAGAGCGCCAGGCCAACGAGAAAGATGATGTGCCCGAGGTACATCGGATTGCGTACGACCGCGTACGGACCTGAGGTGACGAGATCTTCCGGCGGTAGGTCAATTCCCGGCCCGCCCCGGCCCAGCCGCCGCCGATACAAGCCACACAGGCGGTATTCGAGATATCCCCAGGCAAGGAGCGGCGCAAATCCCCACGACAGTGCTGCTCTACCGTGCCCGCCGATGAGCTTCGTCCCCAGGACGACGGCCGGATACAGGACGAACGTGCGGTTCGGCGTCCGTCGCAGCAGGTCGCGCGCCCACTCCATCCGCGTTCCTTCCATCGCGTTGGTTCGTCGATCAGCTTACCGCACCCGGCCCGCCCTCCGCCGATGGGCGAAGAAGCGCGCGCAAGAGTCCCGTCGGGCGATTCCGTGCGAGCATGCTTTTTCTTATCCTGTCCGCGCGGCTGGCTCGTCGCGGAACCCCCGCTTTCCTTGACGCGCCTAGATCGAGGCCAGCTCGCGGAAGTCAGCCAGCAAGCTACCGAACGTCCCAGAGGTGAGCATTCCATCCGGTTTCGGGACTCGTCATCCCTGTGATTCGGTTGGAGACGAGGGTTGGCTGTACGTCGTAGAACAGTCCCATGACGTTGAGCACGTCCGTCATGTGATGGATCACGGCTCCCAGGGCGCGAGCGCGCTCTGCTTTCGGCACCGTGGTGAAGTACTTGTCGATGAGGGCGTCCAGATCAGGACTGTCGTAGCGCGAGTAATTGTTGCCCACCCAATGAGTCTCCGGACGCGGCGTCTGGATCGACTGGAAGCCGCGCAGATTGGCGGCCGAGTTGGGCTGGCGCTGCATGCGAAACGCCGGGAAGTTCGCCACGTACTCGCGGTCGTTCCAGCGCTGGGGTGGGAGGACGACGGGGTTCGCGTCGACGCCAATCTGGCGCCACGCGTCTGCCGTCGCGATCATCGTCTTGGATTCGCCGCTGGCCCAGATCTCGACCCCGAGTCGCTGGCCCGTCGCGTCGCGATAGAAGCCGTCCTGGCCGCGACTGTAGCCGACTTCCTCGATCAGGCGCGCAGCCTGGCGTGGGTCATAGTCGTAGCGGACGATGTCATCTTTGATGGCCGCGTACTCGGGATCCTTGGGATTCAGGATCGCGTGGGCGACGTCCGTCACACCGGACTCGATCGTGTCCACCATCTGCTGGCGATCGAGGCCGTACATCACCGCGCGACGGAAGCGAACGTCGGCCACGGAAGCGGGGTTGGGATCGAGAAGCTGCGGGAAGATCACGACCCACGCGTTGGGCGCCATGATCTCCTGACCGTCCGGCCAGGCGTCCCGCGCCTGGAGCGCCTGGTCCAGCGCGATCCCGCGACCCATCGTCGCGTCGACCGCGCCCGAATAGACGGTCGCGAGCAGCGTCGTCGTGTCGAGAATGAACCGCACCTCGATCTCGTCGATCTTCGGCCGGCCGAGCACGTAATCGTCGAATGCCTCGAGTCCCACGCCCGTCCCCGGCGCGAACGACTTGACTCGGAACGGCCCGGTACTGACGAACTCCGAATTCCAGAACGGAAGCTGGGCGAAGCTCGCCTTGTCCGCTAGGTAGGGCGTTTCGAGGATGTGCTTGGGAAGCGGCTGCGCCAGATCCTTGGTGAAAAGCGTGTCGGCCTGGATGAACGGCTGCGACCAGGTGACCGTAATCGTGCGCGCGTCGCTCGCCTCGATCTTGTCGATCAGGGCGAAGGTCGCGTCGCGAAAGACTGGAAGCTCTCGGTCCCTTCCCAGGGTCATGGTGAACAGGAGATCGTCCGTGGTGAAGGGCTCCCCGTCGTGCCAGCGGGCGTTCTCCCGAATGTGCCAGGTTGTCTCCATCGTTCCGTCCGGCAGGAGCTTCCACAGCCCGTTCTCGAGAGATGGAACCGCCTCGGCCAGCTTCGCCTGGGGAACCTTGTCGTCGTCCAGATCCGCGAGCCCGTCGACCAGGAGGTCTTCGACCTCGGTCCCGCCCGGCGACGTGTAGGCGAAGACCGACCGGATGACCTTGAGGTTGAGGACTGGGAGATCGCCCGCGATGCCGATGACGATGCGCTTGGGCGTCGAGGGTCCCGGCGCCGCGCCGCTGCCCGCCTGGGCGGTATCGTTTTTTTGAGCGGGCGCGGCGCAGCCGACCTGGAGCGCGAGGACACCGATGGTCAAGGCGCGATGGATGGGCAGCATCAACTCGCTCCCTGCTTGACCGGCGGGAGCCGCAGCTCGATGCCGTTCCGCTCGAGCTCCGCGTAGTACGCTTCTCGGATGCCCGGCGCCTCGTTCTCGTAGTCGATTTGAAAACCCGTGCCGTAGGGGTCCGTCGTCTGCGACGCCCCGCGCGGGTTGTACATGCTTCCGGTGCCGTAGCGCGCGCCAGAGCTCCGGAAGGCGATCTGGCGCATCGGTCCCTTTCCGGTGTTGAAGTGCTGGTGGAACTCACCGGTCTTGGGCGCGATGACTCCGTACGGTCGTAGGGGCACGCGGCGCGGATCGTTCGCCTCTTCTTCGAAGTACATCAGCTCGTAGCCGGTCCCGCCCGTGCAGATCACGTGCGCGCCGGCCGCGTGGCGATGGGCGGTCGCGTAGGTGCCCTCTCCGACGTCGAGAATGTGCAGTCCCAGAGACGTGCTGGCCATGGAGAGCCGCGCGATGCCGGTGCGCAGACCCTTCTCCTGCCATGCGTCGACCGCGAAGGTGCGCACGTCCGGGATGAAGTTCGTCTCCCACAGGCGCAACGCCCAGTGGGTCGGCTGGTTCGTGTAGTAGTCGTCGCGCTCGGCGCTGTACCGGTCGCGGAATACGTAGGGGTTGTTGAAGATGAAATCGAGGTTGTGATAGTGGTTGATCATCTGGGCCATATTGCTGCCGACCACGAATCGGCACGGCTCGGACCCGGAGGCGTTGAACTCCTGGTGCCACGCATTCAGGGGGATCGCCAGGAGCGACCCCTCGTGCCACTCGACGGTATGTGGGCGTTCACCCGTCTGCCAGATGTTGGTGACGCCGATCCCGCTGATCACCAGCATCGTCGCATCGTACATGTGGTGCTCGGGCTTGAGCTGCCCGCCCGGTGGGATCTCGACGATTTGGAGCGACATGACCTCTTGGTCGGCCAAGCGGGTATACGCGACCTTTCCTCCGCGACGCTCCCAATCGGTCAGCTCGAGGGCGTTGAGGTCCTCGATTGCGCTGCCCTGATAGAGGGGAGCGCCCTCGCTCTCCACGAAGCTCTGGTAGGAGCTCCGCACATACCACCGCGCGAGCTCTTCGGCAGACTTGGTCGGATACGCCTCAGCCATGGCTCTTTTCCTCCGAACCCTGGCCGCCGCCAATGGTCGATCTGCGAGATCGTATCATAGCCCGGCTGATCGGGAAGTTCCGCCCGCGCCGAGCGCCCGAATTTCTCGCGCGGCGGCTCGTGCAGCATAATGATCACGTTCCCGAGGCTGTTGGGCCTCGGTCAGCAGCTGACCAAATGCGGGAGGCCTCGTGATTGGGCGACTGATCGTCGGGAGTCTGGCGGCGGCAATTCTGAGCGTCGCCGCCGTCGTCGCCGGATTCAAGGGCTACCAGGCCTATTTGCGGTGGCTGGTCGCCGAACCGCCGCGGACTGAGGACCAGGCTCCCGACGTGGATCCGAATCGCCGCGCCGGCTCGCTGTCCGAGAGCGGGTGACGAACGTCCGGAAATTCTCCCGGCGCTGCCGCGGCGGGCGGGGGTGGAGGTGCAGCAGTGGCTGACGCGATCTTGAACGGAAATGGCGCCACGACGGACGAGCCGCGCCCTCGCGGCACGAAGGGCCCGCGGTACGAGGCGGCGGCGCTCGGGTTCCGCCACTACTGGTACCCGGGCCTGCTTTCTCGCCACCTGGGGAAAAGACCAGTGGCGATCAAGCTGCTGGGGGAGAACCTCGTCTTCCTTCGTGCTCGCGGGAAGGCGTACGCGCTGCACGATCGATGCGCCCACAAGGGGGTCCCCTTGTCCTACGGCCGCTGCCTCGCCGAGGGCAGCCTCACCTGCGGCTACCACGGATGGACCTACGACGTGGCGTCGGGTGAGTGCGTCGCCGTGCTGACCGATGGGCCCGACTCTCCCGTAGCCGGCAGGTACGGAGTCAAGAGCTATCCGGTCGAGGAGCGCGGCGGCATCGTGTTCGTGTACATGGGCGACGACGATCCGCCGCCGTTGGAAGAGGACGTGCCGGAGGAGGCGATCCGACCGGAATGGACGCAACAGGTCGTCGTGTCCGTGTGGGACGGCAATTGGCGCGCCGCCGTCGAGAACGGCTACGACTCGGGCCACGCGCCCTACGTGCATCGTGACAGCCTGCGCTGGCGCACCGCCGGATCACTCCAGCCCGCGTGGTCTACATTCGCGGGCACCGAAATGGTGGGGCCGTATCTCCGGCAGCGACGCGGGCAGCCGGGCCCTCCGGAGGCCGACTACCCCGTCGTCGGCCATTGGCCGCGCTACGGCTGGCTGCGGCGGCTGATGGCCAGGGTCGGGAAGAAGCCCGGCCGCGAACGGCCGTACCCGAACGAGTTTCGCCTGCCATGCATCATCCACAACAAGTACTTCTATTACACCCACATTCGGTGGGCCGTGCCCGTAGACGAGTACACGACGCGCAACTTCCAGGTCTTGGCGGGCAAATACACGGGGGTGCGGTCCGCTGCATTCTCGCTCCACTACTGGCTGTGGCACCGATGGGTCTTCCACATGATGTTCAATGGTCAGGACGAGTGGATCGTCGGAGCCCTCGACTACAATGCGCCCGAGCGCCTCTAC
This region of Chloroflexota bacterium genomic DNA includes:
- a CDS encoding nitronate monooxygenase family protein; this translates as MLATRFTEAVHLLHPIALGGMGVGTSPQLAAAVCQAGGLGVLGATHIPAGRIGASVSEIREATDRPFGLNFLLAFAGEEALAAGFAARPSVLSFAWPRPDQRINEYFARAHEAGALVMHMVSTAGDAVRAAEAGADILVAQGTEGGGHVGQMGTVVLVRQCAKAVPERPLLAAGGIADGAGLAAALALGADGVLLGTRFLATVEAPIHENYKQAILASDGTDSVLTDIPDIAQGRVWPGAMDRVLRTRLIEEFIGREWLVRQQRPQIAARLARAREVGDVADGSLGTGQVAGLIDSIEPAGELVARIAREAEATLARLGGIVAGPVR
- a CDS encoding isoprenylcysteine carboxylmethyltransferase family protein — protein: MEWARDLLRRTPNRTFVLYPAVVLGTKLIGGHGRAALSWGFAPLLAWGYLEYRLCGLYRRRLGRGGPGIDLPPEDLVTSGPYAVVRNPMYLGHIIFLVGLALFARSWFGAVIAAGTAWWFNQRVKEDERRLRDQFGQRYVEYQARVPRWIPRIFS
- a CDS encoding aromatic ring-hydroxylating dioxygenase subunit alpha; this translates as MADAILNGNGATTDEPRPRGTKGPRYEAAALGFRHYWYPGLLSRHLGKRPVAIKLLGENLVFLRARGKAYALHDRCAHKGVPLSYGRCLAEGSLTCGYHGWTYDVASGECVAVLTDGPDSPVAGRYGVKSYPVEERGGIVFVYMGDDDPPPLEEDVPEEAIRPEWTQQVVVSVWDGNWRAAVENGYDSGHAPYVHRDSLRWRTAGSLQPAWSTFAGTEMVGPYLRQRRGQPGPPEADYPVVGHWPRYGWLRRLMARVGKKPGRERPYPNEFRLPCIIHNKYFYYTHIRWAVPVDEYTTRNFQVLAGKYTGVRSAAFSLHYWLWHRWVFHMMFNGQDEWIVGALDYNAPERLYRPDGSITELRRYVEAHARGGDPTLGSGHAGDEPGVESAAMAESAAVRPSERRRPRAKP
- a CDS encoding ABC transporter substrate-binding protein is translated as MLPIHRALTIGVLALQVGCAAPAQKNDTAQAGSGAAPGPSTPKRIVIGIAGDLPVLNLKVIRSVFAYTSPGGTEVEDLLVDGLADLDDDKVPQAKLAEAVPSLENGLWKLLPDGTMETTWHIRENARWHDGEPFTTDDLLFTMTLGRDRELPVFRDATFALIDKIEASDARTITVTWSQPFIQADTLFTKDLAQPLPKHILETPYLADKASFAQLPFWNSEFVSTGPFRVKSFAPGTGVGLEAFDDYVLGRPKIDEIEVRFILDTTTLLATVYSGAVDATMGRGIALDQALQARDAWPDGQEIMAPNAWVVIFPQLLDPNPASVADVRFRRAVMYGLDRQQMVDTIESGVTDVAHAILNPKDPEYAAIKDDIVRYDYDPRQAARLIEEVGYSRGQDGFYRDATGQRLGVEIWASGESKTMIATADAWRQIGVDANPVVLPPQRWNDREYVANFPAFRMQRQPNSAANLRGFQSIQTPRPETHWVGNNYSRYDSPDLDALIDKYFTTVPKAERARALGAVIHHMTDVLNVMGLFYDVQPTLVSNRITGMTSPETGWNAHLWDVR